A DNA window from Kitasatospora atroaurantiaca contains the following coding sequences:
- a CDS encoding BlaI/MecI/CopY family transcriptional regulator encodes MVRGLGELEAEIMDRLWSWGRPATVRDVVDDINRHRPVAYTTVMTVADILHGKGLLRRTKEGRAWLYEPVRSREEYTAAVMQDVLGLSKDRPAALSHFVNQMSADEVAALRAALRSIARSDDA; translated from the coding sequence GTGGTTCGCGGGCTGGGGGAACTCGAAGCGGAGATCATGGACCGCCTGTGGAGCTGGGGCCGTCCCGCCACCGTCCGGGACGTGGTCGACGACATCAACAGGCATCGGCCGGTCGCCTACACGACGGTGATGACCGTCGCCGACATCCTCCACGGCAAGGGCCTGCTGCGCCGCACCAAGGAGGGCCGCGCCTGGCTGTACGAGCCCGTGCGCAGCAGGGAGGAGTACACGGCGGCCGTGATGCAGGACGTGCTCGGCCTCAGCAAGGACCGTCCGGCGGCGCTCTCCCACTTCGTCAACCAGATGTCCGCGGACGAGGTGGCGGCCCTGCGGGCGGCGCTGCGCTCGATCGCCCGGAGCGACGACGCGTGA
- a CDS encoding SigE family RNA polymerase sigma factor, protein MLLEDAAAEFHDFFERHHAELARLAHLLTGESDAADDLAADALVALWHRWDRVRRADHPLAYARGVVANMARSRIRSAVRERRRVALFWARHTDRVDDPDIAGVVDVRAALGRLPFRKRSCVVLRHAFDLSEKDTALALGISVGTVKSQTSKGMAELRRTLGTHAAEELVGRRN, encoded by the coding sequence ATGCTCCTCGAAGACGCAGCCGCGGAGTTCCACGACTTCTTCGAGCGCCACCACGCCGAACTGGCCCGCCTCGCCCATCTCCTGACGGGCGAGTCGGACGCCGCCGACGACCTCGCCGCAGACGCGCTCGTCGCACTCTGGCACCGCTGGGACCGGGTACGGCGAGCGGACCATCCGCTCGCCTACGCCCGGGGCGTGGTCGCCAACATGGCGCGCAGTCGCATCCGCAGCGCGGTCCGCGAACGCCGCCGCGTCGCACTGTTCTGGGCCCGGCACACCGACCGGGTGGACGACCCGGACATCGCCGGCGTGGTGGACGTACGGGCCGCGCTGGGCCGGCTGCCCTTCCGCAAACGCTCGTGCGTCGTGCTGCGCCACGCCTTCGACCTGTCGGAGAAGGACACCGCCCTCGCCCTCGGCATATCGGTCGGTACGGTCAAGAGCCAGACCTCCAAAGGCATGGCGGAACTGAGACGCACACTCGGCACGCACGCCGCCGAGGAACTTGTGGGGAGGAGGAACTGA
- a CDS encoding LapA family protein, with the protein MAKNNPPPQRQSSLTVKGREMRLRTIGVGALAVLAVWFIAANTRSVSITLWVTTVTMPLWVVLTVTLLTGMVIGFFVARRRARR; encoded by the coding sequence ATGGCGAAGAACAATCCTCCGCCGCAGCGCCAGTCGAGCCTCACGGTCAAGGGGCGCGAGATGCGGCTGCGGACGATCGGAGTCGGCGCCCTCGCGGTCCTGGCCGTCTGGTTCATCGCGGCCAACACCCGATCGGTCTCCATCACGCTGTGGGTCACCACCGTCACCATGCCCCTATGGGTGGTCCTGACCGTGACCCTGCTGACCGGCATGGTGATCGGCTTCTTCGTGGCGCGGCGCCGGGCGAGACGCTGA
- a CDS encoding inorganic diphosphatase, translated as MEFEVIIEIPQGSRNKYEMDHALGRIRLDRTLFTATRYPADYGYIDGTLGRDGDPLDALVLVGEPTFPGCSIVCRALGMFVMTDEAGPDEKVLCVPAHDPRRADLQDIGDVRAFDLLEIAHFFEVYKDLEPGKSVEGSHWANRDLAHAEIEAARARAAGGPAHRPV; from the coding sequence ATGGAGTTCGAGGTGATCATCGAGATCCCCCAGGGGTCGCGGAACAAGTACGAGATGGACCATGCGCTCGGGCGGATCCGCCTGGACCGGACCCTGTTCACCGCCACCCGCTACCCCGCCGACTACGGCTACATCGACGGCACCCTCGGCCGGGACGGCGACCCGCTGGACGCGCTCGTCCTGGTCGGCGAACCGACCTTCCCCGGCTGCTCCATCGTCTGCCGGGCCCTGGGCATGTTCGTGATGACGGACGAGGCGGGCCCGGACGAGAAGGTGCTGTGCGTGCCCGCGCACGACCCGCGCAGGGCCGATCTCCAGGACATCGGCGACGTACGTGCGTTCGACCTGCTCGAGATCGCCCACTTCTTCGAGGTCTACAAGGACCTGGAGCCGGGCAAGTCCGTCGAGGGTTCCCACTGGGCGAACCGCGACCTGGCCCACGCGGAGATCGAGGCGGCCCGCGCCCGAGCCGCCGGCGGACCCGCCCATCGGCCGGTCTGA
- a CDS encoding permease, protein MTHAILHALSIAGSMTWEITWALILGFALSAVVQAIARKSTVVSLLGDDRPRSLAIAAGLGAASSSCSYAAVALARSLFRKGANFTAAMAFEIASTNLVVELGIILALLMGWQFTAAEFFGGPIMILVLAVLFRLFLRSRLLREAREQAERGLAGSMEGHAAMDMSVHREGPFARRLLSGEGFTATSHVFVMEWAAILRDLVLGLLIAGAIAAWVPDSFWQTFFFEGHPLAAKLWGPIIGPLVAIASFVCSIGNVPLAVVLWKGGISFGGVISFIFADLLILPILNIYRKYYGPRTAAFLLVTFYLSMVTAGYVVEFTFGGLGLIPDPEDATIPMEGVSWNYTTYLNIAFLLLAAALLVRFLRTGGPAMLRMMSGRPGTDGHGHDHAAH, encoded by the coding sequence ATGACGCACGCGATCTTGCACGCACTGTCGATTGCCGGCTCGATGACCTGGGAGATCACCTGGGCCCTGATCCTGGGCTTCGCCCTCTCGGCGGTGGTGCAGGCGATCGCACGGAAGTCGACCGTCGTCTCCCTGCTCGGCGACGACCGACCCCGCTCGCTCGCGATCGCCGCCGGGCTCGGCGCCGCGTCCTCGTCCTGCTCCTACGCAGCGGTGGCGCTGGCGCGGTCCCTGTTCCGCAAGGGCGCGAACTTCACCGCCGCGATGGCCTTCGAGATCGCCTCCACCAACCTGGTCGTCGAACTCGGCATCATTCTGGCGCTGCTGATGGGCTGGCAGTTCACGGCGGCCGAGTTCTTCGGCGGGCCGATCATGATCCTCGTACTGGCCGTACTGTTCCGGCTGTTCCTGCGGTCTAGGCTGCTGCGCGAGGCACGCGAGCAGGCCGAACGCGGGCTGGCGGGTTCGATGGAGGGCCACGCGGCGATGGACATGTCCGTCCACCGCGAAGGCCCCTTCGCCCGGCGGCTGCTGTCCGGCGAGGGCTTCACCGCCACCTCGCACGTCTTCGTCATGGAGTGGGCCGCGATCCTGCGTGACCTGGTGCTCGGGCTGCTCATCGCCGGCGCCATCGCGGCCTGGGTCCCCGACAGCTTCTGGCAGACCTTCTTCTTCGAGGGCCACCCGTTGGCCGCCAAGCTCTGGGGGCCGATCATCGGCCCGCTGGTGGCCATCGCCTCGTTCGTGTGCTCCATCGGCAACGTGCCGCTCGCCGTGGTGCTGTGGAAGGGCGGCATCAGCTTCGGCGGCGTGATCTCCTTCATCTTCGCCGACCTGCTGATCCTGCCGATCCTCAACATCTACCGGAAGTACTACGGCCCACGGACGGCAGCGTTCCTGCTCGTCACCTTCTACCTGTCCATGGTCACCGCCGGTTACGTCGTCGAGTTCACCTTCGGCGGTCTCGGCCTCATCCCCGACCCCGAGGACGCCACCATCCCCATGGAGGGCGTCTCCTGGAACTACACCACCTACCTCAACATCGCCTTCCTCCTCCTCGCCGCCGCTCTCCTGGTGCGCTTCCTCAGAACCGGCGGGCCCGCCATGCTCCGCATGATGAGCGGCAGACCCGGCACCGACGGACATGGCCATGACCATGCCGCCCACTGA
- a CDS encoding alpha/beta fold hydrolase translates to MEPDLTFDRRGEGRPYLLLHGGAGPHSVAAFAELLAGHGPGQVITPTHPGFAGTPRPDGLDGIGGLAALYRDLLDRLDLEDVTLVGNSIGGWIAAELALLHSPRVSAVVLVNAVGIAVDESPITDIFGLSPAELSQLAYHDPAPFHVDPASLSEQQSAALAANRRTLAVYGGSPSMGDPHLRARLADVTTPTLVLWGESDGIVRPAYGRAYAEAIPGAEFHLIPAAGHLPQLETPHQLLAHVRTFTEAHGQVTHPR, encoded by the coding sequence ATGGAACCTGACCTCACCTTCGACCGGCGCGGCGAGGGCCGCCCGTACCTCCTGCTGCACGGCGGCGCCGGGCCCCACTCGGTCGCCGCCTTCGCCGAACTCCTGGCCGGCCACGGGCCCGGCCAGGTGATCACCCCGACTCACCCCGGGTTCGCCGGCACGCCGCGCCCGGACGGCCTCGACGGCATCGGCGGCCTCGCCGCGCTCTACCGCGACCTGCTCGACCGACTCGACCTCGAGGACGTCACCCTGGTCGGCAACTCCATCGGCGGCTGGATCGCCGCCGAACTCGCGCTGCTGCACAGCCCCCGGGTCAGCGCCGTCGTCCTGGTCAACGCCGTCGGCATCGCCGTCGACGAGTCCCCGATCACCGACATCTTCGGCCTGTCGCCGGCCGAACTGTCCCAACTCGCCTACCACGACCCGGCCCCCTTTCACGTCGACCCCGCCTCGCTCAGCGAGCAGCAGTCGGCCGCGCTGGCCGCCAACCGGCGCACCCTGGCGGTCTACGGCGGAAGTCCGTCCATGGGCGACCCGCACCTGCGCGCTCGCCTTGCCGACGTCACCACGCCGACCCTCGTCCTGTGGGGCGAGAGCGACGGAATCGTGCGCCCTGCCTACGGCCGTGCCTACGCCGAGGCCATCCCCGGCGCCGAGTTCCACCTGATCCCGGCCGCCGGCCACCTCCCCCAGCTCGAGACCCCGCACCAACTCCTCGCCCACGTACGGACCTTCACCGAAGCCCACGGGCAGGTCACCCACCCGCGCTGA
- a CDS encoding pectinesterase family protein — protein MDTTQHKARHRRRKLGLIVGIPVAAAAAVGLSYGAGFGAFGEDVQPKAAAATVVPAWARDAADGFASVHALGQNGTYGGRDGAIVTVKTLADLEKYATASQPYVIVVAGAITMDPKGKEIKVASDKTIVGSGTSGQIVGGGFFLGQGVHNVIIRNLTIRHSYAGTWNDKEHDWDAIQMDGAHHVWIDHKDLRHMADGLIDSRKDTTYLTVSWNRLQNDNKAFGIGWTDHVTADITIHHNWFHETEQRNPSTDNVAHAHLYNNYLQDDPGTSITSAYGNYARGATKMVLENSYFEGLNNPVTKDSTAALVQRGNVFVNTTGRNESGGTAFDPTSYYSYTLDPAADVPSKVRSGAGPRSAIGTATTATPAATTLTVAGDGSGQYRTVQAAVDAVPANNTSRVVISVKPGTYRETVKIPSNKPHITLQGSGGSRQDTVIVHNNAAGTPKPDGSGTYGTPGSATVAVEADDFQARNLTVSNDFDEKANPSISAQAVALRTGADMVLLDSVIVTGDQDTLELDTAACEKLGRVYVTNSYIVGNVDFIFGRASAVIDHSVITLKKRSDGSSAGFVTAPSTPADRKGFLITGSTINGDVSDGSFYLGRNWHAGGDATLDPQTTVRNSTLSKAVRSTPWSDMGGFSWKDDRFAEYRNTGPGAGTASTNRPQLTDAQASGQEIADWLGNWTPTASQ, from the coding sequence ATGGACACCACTCAGCACAAGGCACGGCACCGCAGGCGCAAGCTCGGCCTGATCGTCGGCATCCCGGTGGCGGCGGCCGCTGCGGTCGGTCTGTCGTACGGCGCGGGCTTCGGAGCATTCGGCGAGGACGTGCAGCCGAAGGCGGCGGCGGCCACCGTCGTCCCCGCGTGGGCCCGTGACGCCGCAGACGGCTTCGCCTCCGTCCATGCGCTGGGACAGAACGGTACTTACGGCGGGCGGGACGGCGCGATCGTCACCGTGAAGACCCTGGCCGACCTGGAGAAGTACGCGACCGCCTCGCAGCCGTACGTCATCGTCGTGGCGGGGGCGATCACCATGGACCCCAAAGGCAAGGAGATCAAGGTCGCCTCGGACAAGACGATCGTGGGCTCGGGCACTTCGGGCCAGATCGTCGGCGGAGGGTTCTTCCTCGGGCAGGGCGTGCACAACGTGATCATCAGGAACCTGACGATCCGTCACTCGTACGCCGGCACATGGAACGACAAGGAGCACGACTGGGACGCCATCCAGATGGACGGCGCCCACCATGTGTGGATCGACCACAAAGATCTGCGCCACATGGCCGACGGGCTGATCGACAGCCGCAAGGACACCACCTACCTGACGGTGTCCTGGAACCGGCTGCAGAACGACAACAAGGCCTTCGGCATCGGCTGGACCGACCACGTCACCGCCGACATCACCATCCACCACAACTGGTTCCACGAGACCGAACAGCGCAACCCGTCCACCGACAACGTGGCGCACGCACACTTGTACAACAACTACCTGCAGGACGACCCGGGCACGTCCATCACCTCGGCGTACGGCAACTACGCGCGCGGCGCGACGAAGATGGTCCTGGAGAACAGCTACTTCGAAGGGCTCAACAACCCGGTCACCAAGGACAGCACGGCCGCCCTCGTGCAGCGCGGCAACGTCTTCGTGAACACCACCGGGCGTAACGAGAGCGGCGGGACGGCTTTCGACCCCACGTCCTATTACAGCTACACCCTCGACCCGGCCGCCGACGTCCCCTCGAAGGTGAGGTCCGGCGCCGGCCCCCGCTCCGCCATCGGCACGGCGACCACCGCCACCCCGGCCGCGACCACCCTGACCGTGGCCGGGGACGGCTCCGGCCAGTACAGGACCGTGCAGGCCGCCGTCGACGCCGTACCGGCGAACAACACCTCACGGGTCGTCATCTCCGTCAAGCCCGGCACCTACCGCGAGACGGTCAAGATCCCGTCGAACAAGCCGCACATCACCCTTCAGGGCAGCGGCGGCAGCCGCCAGGACACCGTCATCGTCCACAACAACGCCGCGGGCACCCCCAAGCCGGACGGCTCCGGCACCTACGGCACCCCCGGCAGCGCCACCGTCGCAGTCGAGGCCGACGACTTCCAGGCCCGCAACCTCACCGTCTCCAACGACTTCGACGAGAAGGCCAACCCGAGCATCAGCGCCCAGGCGGTGGCGCTGCGCACCGGCGCCGACATGGTCCTTCTCGACAGCGTGATCGTCACCGGAGACCAGGACACCCTCGAACTGGACACCGCCGCCTGCGAGAAGCTCGGCCGGGTCTACGTCACGAACTCCTACATCGTGGGGAATGTCGACTTCATCTTCGGCCGGGCCAGCGCCGTGATCGACCACTCGGTGATCACCCTCAAGAAGCGCTCGGACGGCAGCTCGGCAGGCTTCGTCACCGCGCCCAGCACCCCCGCCGACCGCAAGGGCTTCCTGATCACCGGCAGCACGATCAACGGCGACGTGTCCGACGGGAGCTTCTACCTCGGCCGCAACTGGCACGCAGGCGGCGACGCGACCCTCGACCCGCAGACCACGGTGCGCAACTCCACGCTCAGCAAGGCCGTCAGGTCCACCCCGTGGTCCGACATGGGCGGCTTCTCCTGGAAGGACGACCGCTTCGCGGAGTACCGGAACACCGGCCCCGGCGCGGGCACCGCGAGCACCAACCGCCCTCAGCTGACCGACGCCCAGGCCTCCGGCCAGGAGATCGCCGACTGGCTGGGCAACTGGACGCCCACCGCCTCGCAGTAG
- a CDS encoding pectate lyase family protein has product MSAPSHRRSPARRRLALVGAAALTTAGLAAVPLTMSAGAAAVDLAHTPLPAKDGWAADGSGTTGGQAADAAHTFTVSTRAELAKALKAGPTGAPRIIQIKGSIDANTDDSGKPLGCADYAAGTGYSLSAYLKAYDPATWGRAKLPTGAQESARSAAQARQAARVVLSVPSRTTIVGVPGSGAAIVGGSLQVSHADNVIIRNLTLTDTRDCFPQWDPTDGSSGNWNSQYDAVTLRGATHVWADHNTFGDSPHDDSANPSYFGREYQVHDGALDITNASDLVTVEYNRFTNHDKTMLIGSSDKDSKLRVTLHHNVFQGIVQRAPLARVGQIHLYDNYYDTATLNGYTHSYSINSRANAQVVAQNNYWALSSDRKVSQLLSGDGTGAVAGSGNLVNGTVADLVAAYNAEHSGKKIKTAVNWTPKLTAGLESAAGLPAKLAKSAGAGVLTSRNRVG; this is encoded by the coding sequence GTGTCTGCCCCCTCGCACCGCCGCTCCCCCGCCCGGCGGCGGCTCGCTCTGGTCGGCGCCGCCGCCCTGACGACCGCCGGTCTCGCCGCCGTACCGCTCACCATGAGTGCAGGCGCCGCCGCCGTCGACCTCGCGCACACGCCCCTGCCCGCCAAGGACGGCTGGGCCGCCGACGGTTCGGGCACCACCGGCGGCCAAGCCGCCGACGCCGCCCACACCTTCACCGTCTCCACCCGGGCGGAGCTGGCGAAAGCCCTGAAGGCCGGCCCCACCGGCGCACCACGGATCATCCAGATCAAGGGCTCCATCGACGCCAACACCGACGACTCCGGCAAGCCCCTGGGCTGTGCGGACTACGCGGCCGGCACCGGCTACTCGCTCAGCGCCTATCTGAAGGCCTACGACCCGGCCACCTGGGGCCGCGCCAAGCTTCCGACGGGCGCCCAGGAGTCGGCCCGCAGCGCGGCGCAGGCCCGGCAGGCCGCGCGCGTGGTCCTGAGCGTGCCGTCCAGGACGACGATCGTGGGAGTACCCGGCTCGGGCGCGGCGATCGTCGGCGGCAGCCTCCAGGTGAGTCATGCGGACAACGTCATCATCCGCAACCTCACCCTCACCGACACCCGCGACTGCTTCCCCCAGTGGGACCCGACCGACGGCTCGTCGGGGAACTGGAACTCCCAGTACGACGCGGTCACGCTACGCGGCGCCACGCACGTCTGGGCCGACCACAACACCTTCGGCGACAGCCCGCACGACGACAGCGCCAACCCGTCCTACTTCGGGCGCGAGTACCAGGTCCACGACGGCGCACTCGACATCACCAACGCCTCCGACCTGGTCACCGTCGAGTACAACCGGTTCACCAACCACGACAAGACCATGCTCATCGGCAGCAGCGACAAGGACTCGAAGCTGCGGGTGACGCTCCATCACAACGTCTTCCAGGGCATCGTGCAGCGCGCCCCGCTGGCCCGGGTCGGCCAGATCCACCTCTACGACAACTACTACGACACGGCGACGCTCAACGGCTACACCCACAGCTACAGCATCAACTCCCGGGCCAACGCCCAGGTCGTCGCGCAGAACAACTACTGGGCGCTGTCGAGCGACCGGAAGGTCTCGCAGCTGCTCAGCGGGGACGGCACCGGCGCGGTCGCCGGCAGCGGCAACCTGGTCAACGGCACGGTGGCCGACCTCGTCGCCGCGTACAACGCCGAGCACTCCGGCAAGAAGATCAAGACGGCCGTGAACTGGACGCCGAAGCTGACCGCGGGCCTGGAGTCCGCCGCCGGTCTGCCCGCCAAGCTCGCCAAGTCGGCCGGCGCGGGCGTCCTCACGAGTCGGAACCGGGTCGGCTGA
- a CDS encoding pirin family protein: MSNTETRPVEMLCGEPIPESDDSARPAVEVLTARDVPLGGVRAMRVRRTLPQRARSLIGAWCFADHYGPEDVSGTDGMFIPPHPHAGLQTVSWLFSGELEHRDSLGTHALVRPGELNIMTGGHGICHSEVSTPEVRTLHGVQLWVGLPHAHREAPRDFQHYAPPTTELGGATARVFLGELAGARSPVRTFTPLLGAEIGVEPHAQVTLDVDPRFEHGVLVDTGAVTMAGTGLARTDLGYLGVGAAELTLANPTDESARLILLGGPPFGEQIVMWWNFVARSHEEIVAFRDAWQHETDRFGSIDGFEGTPRRLPAPALPNSRLKPRAAPPPPR, from the coding sequence ATGAGCAACACCGAAACCCGGCCCGTCGAGATGCTGTGCGGCGAGCCGATCCCCGAGTCCGACGATTCGGCCCGACCCGCCGTCGAGGTACTCACCGCGCGGGACGTGCCCCTGGGCGGCGTACGCGCCATGCGGGTACGCCGCACACTCCCCCAGCGGGCCCGATCCCTGATCGGCGCGTGGTGTTTCGCCGACCACTACGGCCCCGAGGACGTCAGCGGTACCGACGGCATGTTCATCCCGCCGCACCCGCACGCCGGGCTGCAGACCGTGAGCTGGCTGTTCAGCGGCGAGCTCGAGCACCGGGACAGCCTCGGCACCCACGCGCTGGTACGGCCCGGCGAGCTGAACATCATGACCGGCGGCCACGGCATCTGCCACTCCGAGGTCTCCACGCCGGAGGTACGGACGCTGCACGGCGTTCAGCTGTGGGTCGGCCTGCCCCACGCGCACCGCGAGGCTCCCCGCGACTTCCAGCACTACGCACCGCCGACGACCGAGCTCGGCGGTGCGACCGCGCGGGTGTTCCTCGGCGAGCTCGCCGGCGCCCGCTCCCCCGTCCGGACGTTCACGCCGCTGCTCGGCGCGGAAATCGGCGTGGAACCGCACGCGCAGGTCACCCTGGACGTCGACCCCCGCTTCGAGCACGGCGTGCTCGTCGACACCGGTGCGGTGACCATGGCCGGCACCGGGCTGGCCCGCACCGATCTCGGCTACCTCGGCGTCGGTGCGGCGGAGTTGACGCTGGCCAACCCCACCGACGAGTCCGCTCGCCTGATCCTGCTCGGCGGGCCGCCGTTCGGCGAGCAGATCGTCATGTGGTGGAACTTCGTCGCCCGCAGCCACGAGGAGATCGTCGCCTTCCGGGACGCCTGGCAGCACGAGACCGATCGGTTCGGCAGCATCGACGGCTTCGAAGGCACCCCGCGCCGCCTGCCCGCCCCCGCCCTCCCGAACTCCCGCCTGAAGCCCCGCGCCGCGCCCCCGCCGCCCAGGTGA
- a CDS encoding MarR family winged helix-turn-helix transcriptional regulator: protein MSTSLQELGQAVKRLQNRHHHALNSALQQIGVSLVQWDALRHLDQRPEASLHDLAQLTFQTDQAFGTLAGRMVERGLIERTPGPGRAVRHRLTERGRQVRQEGAEIVERVLAESFAPLTADQRDTLGGLLNRLLTGGEERHDGQAQPPELPAGGEGSSR, encoded by the coding sequence GTGAGTACATCCCTCCAGGAACTCGGGCAGGCCGTGAAGCGGCTGCAGAACCGCCACCACCACGCGCTGAACTCCGCCCTCCAGCAGATCGGGGTCAGCCTGGTGCAGTGGGATGCCCTACGACACCTCGACCAGCGCCCCGAAGCCTCCCTGCACGACTTGGCGCAGCTGACCTTCCAGACCGACCAGGCCTTCGGCACCCTGGCCGGCCGGATGGTCGAGCGAGGGCTGATCGAGCGGACTCCGGGGCCCGGACGCGCCGTACGGCACCGGCTCACCGAGCGCGGCCGCCAGGTCCGGCAGGAGGGCGCCGAGATCGTGGAACGCGTCCTCGCCGAGTCCTTCGCCCCGCTCACCGCCGACCAGCGCGACACTCTCGGCGGCCTGCTGAACCGCCTGCTCACGGGCGGCGAGGAACGGCACGACGGGCAGGCCCAGCCGCCGGAACTCCCCGCCGGCGGGGAGGGCAGTTCCCGCTGA
- a CDS encoding GNAT family N-acetyltransferase translates to MDISLTTDRLIIRDWSVDDAEEALAIYGSPDVAHWLTPAMDRVRDLAAMRSVLQAWQEAQPNLPPPRGRWAVQRRDDRTVVGGLGIRLLPPYEDDLEMSWQLAPGAWGQGYATEAGRALIAWAFTQDAEELFAVARPNNVRAIAMAKRLGMQWVGETSKYYGLNLQVYRVRPSDLPSDLPS, encoded by the coding sequence ATGGACATCTCGTTGACCACCGATCGGCTCATCATCCGGGACTGGTCCGTCGACGACGCCGAGGAGGCACTGGCGATCTACGGTTCGCCGGACGTCGCACACTGGCTCACTCCTGCGATGGACCGCGTCCGCGACCTGGCGGCGATGCGCTCGGTGCTGCAGGCGTGGCAGGAGGCGCAGCCGAACCTGCCGCCGCCTCGGGGACGGTGGGCCGTGCAGCGCAGGGACGACAGGACGGTCGTCGGTGGCCTCGGCATCCGGCTGCTGCCGCCGTACGAGGACGACCTCGAGATGAGCTGGCAGCTGGCCCCCGGGGCGTGGGGGCAGGGCTATGCCACCGAGGCCGGCCGCGCGCTGATCGCCTGGGCGTTCACCCAGGACGCCGAAGAACTCTTCGCAGTGGCGCGGCCGAACAACGTCCGCGCCATCGCCATGGCCAAGCGGCTCGGCATGCAGTGGGTCGGCGAGACCTCCAAGTACTACGGCCTCAACCTGCAGGTCTACCGCGTCCGCCCCAGCGACCTGCCCAGCGATCTTCCCAGCTGA
- a CDS encoding amidase, with protein MAYKRVHAFGDDALGEHDAVALAALVRAGDVSPAELAAAAAARAGRIDSELAPVAFPAYGEPRVAQDGDGGALFGVPTYLKDNVDLRGLPTGQGSAAFRARPARRNSGFTDQFLSTGLTVLGKTRMPEFGLNASTEFATAEPVRNPWNPSHSPGASSGGAAALVAAGVVPIAHANDGGGSIRIPAACCGLVGLKPTRGRLVANPQGRQLPIDIITDGVVTRSVRDTAAFFAAAERHHRNPALPPLGLVEGPGERRLRIGLVVDSPLAVTDEETRRAVEQTASRLEGMGHRVVPATLPFGAEFSQDFTLYWGYIAFLIAVTGRLSVDRSFQARKLDGLTKGLRRSYQRGFLRTPGVLRRLARAKEAYAGLFREHDVILSPVLAHVAPPIGHLSPNVAFEELLDRLNRYVAFTPVNNVAGGPGISLPAGAAANDLPIGVHLSAAHGQERMLLELAFALEADRPWRRIQD; from the coding sequence ATGGCGTACAAGCGGGTTCACGCGTTCGGTGACGATGCGCTGGGTGAGCACGACGCGGTGGCCTTGGCGGCGCTGGTGCGCGCCGGCGACGTGAGCCCCGCGGAGTTGGCCGCTGCCGCGGCGGCGCGTGCCGGGCGGATCGACTCCGAACTGGCTCCCGTTGCCTTTCCGGCGTACGGGGAGCCGCGAGTTGCTCAGGATGGCGACGGCGGTGCACTGTTCGGGGTCCCCACGTACCTGAAGGACAACGTGGACCTGCGGGGCCTGCCGACCGGGCAGGGCAGCGCGGCGTTCCGAGCCCGGCCTGCGCGGCGGAACTCGGGCTTCACCGATCAGTTCCTGAGCACCGGCCTGACGGTTCTGGGCAAGACGAGGATGCCGGAGTTCGGACTCAACGCCTCGACCGAGTTCGCGACGGCGGAGCCGGTGCGCAACCCGTGGAACCCGTCGCACTCGCCCGGGGCGTCCTCCGGTGGGGCTGCCGCTCTCGTGGCGGCGGGGGTGGTGCCCATCGCGCATGCCAACGACGGTGGTGGTTCGATCCGGATACCGGCGGCATGCTGCGGACTGGTCGGCCTGAAGCCGACTCGCGGGCGGCTGGTGGCCAACCCGCAGGGCCGGCAGTTGCCGATCGACATCATCACGGACGGGGTGGTCACGCGCTCGGTCCGGGATACCGCCGCCTTCTTCGCGGCGGCGGAGCGCCATCACCGCAATCCCGCGCTCCCACCGCTGGGGCTGGTGGAAGGGCCCGGAGAACGGCGGTTGAGAATCGGGCTGGTCGTGGACTCGCCGTTGGCGGTCACCGATGAGGAGACTCGTCGCGCGGTCGAGCAGACGGCTTCGCGGTTGGAGGGGATGGGGCACCGGGTCGTACCGGCGACGCTGCCGTTCGGGGCGGAGTTCTCGCAGGACTTCACGCTGTACTGGGGCTACATCGCCTTTCTGATCGCGGTCACGGGCCGGCTGTCGGTGGATCGGAGCTTCCAGGCGCGGAAGCTGGACGGTCTGACGAAGGGGCTGCGGCGCAGTTACCAGCGCGGATTCCTGCGGACGCCCGGGGTGCTGCGCCGACTGGCGCGGGCAAAGGAGGCGTATGCCGGACTGTTCCGCGAGCACGACGTGATCCTGTCGCCGGTGCTGGCACACGTGGCCCCACCGATCGGGCATCTGAGTCCGAATGTGGCTTTCGAGGAGCTGCTGGACCGTCTGAACCGCTATGTCGCCTTCACCCCGGTGAACAATGTGGCGGGTGGCCCGGGGATCTCGCTGCCCGCGGGTGCAGCGGCGAACGACCTGCCGATCGGCGTGCATCTCTCGGCCGCTCACGGGCAGGAGCGGATGCTGCTGGAGCTGGCGTTCGCGCTGGAGGCGGACCGGCCCTGGCGGCGGATTCAGGACTGA